In one Lolium rigidum isolate FL_2022 chromosome 3, APGP_CSIRO_Lrig_0.1, whole genome shotgun sequence genomic region, the following are encoded:
- the LOC124697771 gene encoding probable carboxylesterase 17, producing MRRRRMGALHVGEPRISFQPQVGGKNGAGHGAVVEEIHGLIRVHKDGHVERLPAIPDVPCTWGSTAAGSGVLARDVVVDRATGVWARLYAPANVPAGKVPVVVYFHGGGFCVGSAAWSCYHEFLAQLPAKAGCAVMSVDYRLAPEHRLPAAFDDGMAAVRWLRQQAGHGYGRSSGASDEVAWWRGRCRFDRVFLMGDSAGASIAFHVAARLGQGQLGGLAPLCVKGAILVQPFFGGEARTASEKTTPQPPRSALSLATSDSYWRMALPSGSTRDHPWCNPLSRGAPRLETLPLPPVLVCVAEADILRDRNLELCRALRKAGRSVEQATYGGVGHAFQVLHNYHLSQPRTQEMLAHIRAFVAARSSS from the coding sequence ATGAGAAGGCGGAGGATGGGGGCACTGCACGTCGGCGAGCCGCGGATCAGCTTCCAGCCGCAGGTCGGCGGCAAGAACGGCGCGGGCCACGGCGCCGTCGTGGAGGAGATCCACGGTTTAATCCGCGTGCACAAGGACGGGCACGTGGAGCGGCTGCCGGCGATCCCCGACGTGCCCTGCACGTGGGGCTCGACGGCCGCGGGCAGCGGCGTCCTGGCGCGCGACGTGGTGGTGGACCGCGCCACGGGGGTGTGGGCGCGGCTGTACGCGCCGGCGAACGTGCCGGCCGGGAAGGTCCCCGTGGTGGTGTACTTCCACGGCGGCGGCTTCTGCGTCGGGTCCGCGGCCTGGAGCTGCTACCACGAGTTCCTGGCGCAGCTCCCCGCCAAGGCGGGCTGCGCCGTGATGTCCGTCGACTACCGCCTGGCCCCCGAGCACCGGCTCCCCGCGGCGTTCGACGACGGGATGGCGGCCGTGCGGTGGCTGCGGCAGCAGGCGGGGCACGGGTACGGCAGGAGCAGCGGTGCATCCGACGAGGTggcgtggtggcgcggccggtgcAGGTTCGACCGGGTGTTCCTGATGGGCGACAGCGCCGGCGCCAGCATCGCGTTCCACGTGGCCGCGCGGCTCGGGCAGGGCCAGCTCGGCGGTCTCGCCCCGCTGTGCGTCAAGGGGGCCATCCTCGTCCAGCCCTTCTTCGGCGGGGAGGCCCGcacggcgtcggagaagacgacgccGCAGCCGCCAAGGTCGGCGCTGAGCCTGGCGACGTCCGACAGCTACTGGCGCATGGCGCTCCCGTCCGGCTCCACCCGCGACCACCCGTGGTGCAACCCGCTGTCCCGCGGCGCGCCGAGGCTGGAGaccctgccgctgccgccggtgcTGGTGTGCGTCGCCGAAGCCGACATCCTTCGCGACCGGAACCTGGAGCTGTGCCGGGCGCTGCGCAAGGCCGGGAGGAGCGTGGAGCAGGCGACGTACGGCGGCGTGGGGCACGCCTTCCAGGTGCTCCACAACTACCACCTCTCCCAGCCGCGGACGCAGGAGATGCTCGCGCACATCAGGGCCTTCGTCGCCGCCAGGTCCAGCAGCTAA